A DNA window from Bacteroides cellulosilyticus contains the following coding sequences:
- a CDS encoding efflux RND transporter periplasmic adaptor subunit codes for MNRNVKLISILSLGLMLGACGGNSSSQEETIIVKTATASTYSNETVKEFPIITQPFRTTELSFRVSGPIDRLDVYAGNYYRRGDIIAEIDPRDYRIRRERAEAVYRQAKAEYERISALYQKNNLSASTYEKARAEYTSAKAAFDTAANELEDTRLIAPFNGYVGEVYVEKFQDVKASQPVLTFIDIDQLKIEAYVTQDIAYRVQPRQNVQLTLDVQPDTELEAQIAEVSKGTTQNNLSYLVTALLPNKEARLLAGMSGKIRFEEGASELSDSTATGGHLISIPQTALCNRPTMGSYVWTVHPESGIVSQRKVSVSKLLPHGNAGITAGLQPGEIVATSSLRFLSDGMKVKIQ; via the coding sequence ATGAACCGAAACGTAAAACTTATCAGTATTCTTAGCCTCGGACTAATGCTGGGGGCCTGTGGTGGTAATTCGTCTTCACAAGAAGAAACTATCATTGTAAAAACTGCTACAGCGAGTACCTACAGCAACGAAACAGTCAAAGAATTCCCCATTATCACCCAACCGTTCCGCACCACAGAGCTGTCCTTCCGCGTCAGCGGACCTATCGACCGGCTGGATGTCTATGCCGGAAACTATTACCGTCGCGGAGATATTATTGCAGAAATCGATCCACGGGACTACCGCATCCGGCGTGAACGTGCTGAGGCCGTCTATCGCCAGGCAAAGGCAGAGTATGAACGTATCAGTGCGCTTTATCAGAAAAACAATCTTTCCGCCAGTACTTACGAGAAGGCACGTGCGGAATATACTTCTGCCAAAGCTGCTTTCGACACAGCCGCCAATGAACTGGAAGATACCCGCCTTATAGCCCCCTTCAACGGATATGTAGGCGAAGTCTACGTAGAGAAATTCCAGGATGTCAAGGCCAGCCAGCCCGTATTGACATTTATCGATATAGACCAACTGAAAATAGAAGCTTATGTAACGCAAGATATAGCCTATCGTGTTCAACCAAGGCAGAATGTGCAATTAACGCTGGATGTACAGCCTGACACGGAGCTGGAAGCACAGATTGCAGAAGTATCCAAAGGAACCACACAAAACAATCTCTCTTATCTGGTAACGGCATTGTTACCCAATAAGGAAGCCCGGTTACTGGCAGGTATGTCCGGAAAGATACGTTTCGAAGAAGGTGCTTCGGAATTATCGGATAGTACTGCCACCGGCGGACATTTGATTTCTATTCCGCAAACAGCCTTGTGCAATCGCCCCACAATGGGAAGTTATGTATGGACGGTACATCCTGAAAGCGGGATAGTCAGCCAACGTAAAGTTAGTGTCAGCAAACTGCTGCCGCACGGCAATGCAGGCATCACTGCCGGACTGCAACCCGGTGAAATAGTGGCCACAAGCAGCCTGCGTTTCTTATCAGACGGAATGAAAGTAAAAATCCAATGA